CGAAAACCGGCCGGAAGTGCATCGCCGTTATCTGGATATACAGTTCCTGGCCTGGGGTGAAGAGAAAATCGGTATCGCGATTGATACCGGCAATAACGAAATAAGCGAATCACTGCTGGAACAGCGCGATATTATTTTTTATCACGACAGTGAAAACGAATTGTTTATCGACATGATTCCCGGCAGCTATGCCCTATTTTTCCCGCAGGATGTGCACCGTCCTGCCTGTATTAAAAACAAGGAAACCACAATTCGTAAAATTGTGGTGAAAGTGGCAATCAGCGAATTAGATTAATTTTCTGATAAATACAGGAACGCGAAATGACCAACACCGGTTTTATTATTGGTGCGTACCCCTGCGCACCCTCGTTTCACCAGAA
This Oceanidesulfovibrio indonesiensis DNA region includes the following protein-coding sequences:
- a CDS encoding YhcH/YjgK/YiaL family protein, translating into ENRPEVHRRYLDIQFLAWGEEKIGIAIDTGNNEISESLLEQRDIIFYHDSENELFIDMIPGSYALFFPQDVHRPACIKNKETTIRKIVVKVAISELD